A stretch of the Neodiprion lecontei isolate iyNeoLeco1 chromosome 4, iyNeoLeco1.1, whole genome shotgun sequence genome encodes the following:
- the LOC107221559 gene encoding proline-, glutamic acid- and leucine-rich protein 1 — MADILNLISTSNQNNDERYKFIQDLLVYKSDVPFDKDEVNAIQNSLLSLINNHLNHAATRHEGLKLLLKTLPRCSRDVLLKHAMLWMTKALQSLEAVQNEQLQVTTAAKVVATLAISCKTIPELQKQISMQNVKQIITHANNLPDARRFGAIFYLVAVLLYHYPEPCERLQVTIRKLILPLVDSGQDNLVNAGARCFALLTAATERSFQPIAGKANLTAWTHSQILICNSLHETMDDLFSGVAEIEHIDIGDKLTLPIIPQTDMMLHYLGLERRFNNLCIYLGITLRGCGSKNSVSPSNIFKILSRGLFITPAGLGNENAFRKQILHLILPNLHSSLLHVLDAFVLGFGKELVPYAQTILQLLHQVLTWTKKTTENTRTLGGTRPFKNIRIRVYKSLSTWLMHAGVLSGVENVCEELLSHILKDIVPEKDRVVLSVQKTHNMSKRALKRHRESQFDNNMSQTNILHDSNPLVNADLVDEALVALQNIFLNTGCRMKASFYESSESMLVALLHDCYLETHEETFYKRSATCRLNLVKALKMLQLNPHPLVPPPTQYCLEIFQMAQNDADTNVSHEAKIALAEIEKIAHPAAPTLRLPIVVDLGDRENEPIELDFAMDSNMGPKTAHTSSPNNEDRAGHSPSPILEDPEDESLDTRVNLDETNLDTNNENQENVSEPESTKEKRMSDSSAVEIILISITEQVDDSRSGDDSRENTLDDSTNNKGDPSHDTAEAADADEPQVKRQNIEITESVSGKTADKPQGEIDSEDDAAMLDSFCDAVQGEK; from the exons ATGGCTGATATTCTGAACTTGATTTCAACCTCAAACCAGAACAACGACGAACGATACAAATTTATCCAGGATTTGTTAGTCTACAAGTCTGATGTGCCGTTCGACAAGGATGAA GTCAATGCCATTCAAAATAGTCTACTGTCTTTGATCAACAACCACTTGAACCATGCGGCGACACGTCATGAAGGTCTGAAACTGCTGTTGAAAACATTACCGAGATGTTCGAGGGACGTTCTACTCAAACATGCTATGCTGTGGATGACAAAGGCTCTGCAGAGTCTTGAGGCGGTCCAGAACGAACAGCTGCAGGTCACCACTGCAGCTAAAGTCGTTGCTACTTTGGCTATTTCTTGTAAAACGATTCCTGAGCTCCAAAAGCAGATATCCATGCAGAACGTCAAACAGATTATAACACATGCCAATAATTTGCCTGACGCAAGGCGATTTGGTGCAATATTTTACTTAGTTGCCGTGCTCCTCTACCATTATCCTGAACCCTGTGAAAGATTACAg GTAACCATAAGGAAGTTAATTCTGCCCTTGGTTGATTCTGGACAAGATAACTTGGTCAATGCCGGGGCAAGATGCTTTGCATTGTTGACCGCTGCGACTGAGCGTTCGTTCCAGCCTATAGCAGGGAAAGCAAATTTAACTGCATGGACTCACAGCCAAATTTTGATCTGCAATAGTCTCCATGAAACAATGGATGATCTGTTCAGCGGAGTTGCTGAAATAGAGCACATTGATATCGGGGATAAACTCACGTTGCCAATCATTCCCCAGACAGACATGATGTTGCATTACTTGGGATTAGAGCGTCGGTTCAATAATCTGTGCATATACCTCGGCATAACACTGCG AGGATGTGGATCTAAAAATTCAGTGTCTCCATCAAACATATTCAAGATCCTTTCCCGAGGCCTTTTTATTACTCCCGCTGGGCTGGGCAATGAGAATGCGTTCAGGAAGCAAATTTTGCATTTGATTTTGCCAAATCTACATTCCAGCTTGTTGCATGTATTGGATGCCTTTGTTTTAGG TTTTGGAAAAGAATTAGTGCCGTATGCTCAAACTATACTCCAATTGTTGCATCAAGTCTTAACATGGACGAAAAAAACGACCGAAAATACAAGAACTTTGGGTGGAACCAGGCCGTTCAAAAACATCAGAATACGGGTCTACAAATCCCTTTCGACATGGTTAATGCATGCAGGAGTTCTATCGGGAGTTGAAAATGTTTGTGAAGAACTTCTATCACATATTTTGAAAGATATTGTTCCAGAAAAAGACCGAGTTGTATTGTCC GTACAAAAAACGCACAATATGTCTAAGCGAGCTTTGAAACGGCACAGAGAAAGTCAATTTGACAATAACATGTCCCAGACGAACATACTTCATGATTCTAATCCATTGGTAAATGCAGATTTAGTTGACGAAGCTTTGGTAGCTTTGCAAAATATCTTCCTAAATACAGGATGCAGAATGAAAGCATCTTTCTATGAG agtTCTGAGAGCATGTTGGTTGCTCTTCTCCACGATTGTTATCTGGAGACTCACGAAGAAACGTTTTACAAACGGAGTGCAACCTGCCGTCTGAATCTGGTAAAAGCACTAAAAATGTTGCAGCTGAATCCGCATCCTTTGGTACCACCGCCCACTCAGTACTGTTTAGAGATATTCCAAATGGCGCAAAATGACGCAGACACTAATGTGAGCCACGAAGCTAAGATCGCATTGGctgaaattgagaaaattgcaCATCCTGCTGCCCCAACTTTGAGGCTACCGATTGTAGTGGATTTGGGTGACAGGGAAAATGAACCAATCGAACTCGATTTTGCAATGGATTCCAACATGGGCCCAAAAACCGCTCATACATCCAGCCCGAATAACGAAGACAGGGCTGGACACAGTCCTAGTCCTATTCTCGAGGATCCAGAAGACGAGAGCCTTGATACCAGAGTGAATCTTGATGAGACAAATCTCGATACTAACAACGAGAATCAGGAAAACGTTAGTGAGCCAGAGAGCACTAAGGAAAAGAGAATGAGTGATTCGTCTGcggtagaaattattttaatcagCATTACAGAGCAAGTGGATGATTCTCGCTCGGGTGACGATAGCAGAGAAAACACTCTGGATGATTCGACGAATAATAAAGGCGATCCTAGTCACGATACTGCTGAAGCAGCGGACGCGGATGAGCCGCAGGTAAAACGgcagaatattgaaattacagAAAGTGTTTCTGGAAAGACTGCTGATAAACCTCAAGGTGAGATCGATAGCGAAGATGATGCCGCGATGCTTGATTCATTTTGCGATGCTGTGCAGGGGGAAAAATAG
- the LOC107223245 gene encoding protein-S-isoprenylcysteine O-methyltransferase isoform X2 — MSKYLTCGRRASAENVWLTYVVLYILLNFLIIIAFRGFIYQVAVRATSLGYAFGIGILIYLTAPSSWQMFGIYTSVMATFHYSEFLAITWTNPSALSLDSFMLNHSVEYGIAAFVCWMEFIIERYFFPEMKEPHFVSWIGLTFCVCGEILRKLAMFTARKNFNHIIQSTKADGHQLVTHGVYSFSRHPSYVGWFYWSIGTQLILQNPFCAVCYTLISWRFFQQRVLLEEMTLINFFGQDYVDYQKQVGTGLPLISGYKFDL, encoded by the exons ATGTCAAAATATCTCACGTGTGGTCGGCGAGCTAGTGCTGAG AATGTTTGGTTGACTTATGTCGTATTGTACATACTCCTGAATTTCTTAATCATTATTGCTTTTCGTGGTTTCATTTATCAA GTTGCGGTGCGAGCGACGTCGCTGGGTTATGCATTTGGGATTGGCATATTGATATATTTGACAGCGCCATCATCATGGCAAATGTTTGGCATTTATACATCAGTAATGGCGACATTTCACTATTCAGAATTCTTGGCTATTACTTGGACAAATCCAAGCGCCTTGTCCCTTGATTCCTTCATGCTAAATCACAGCGTCGAGTATGGAATAGCTGCCTTTGTGTGCTGGATGGAATTTATCattgaaagatatttttttcctgaaatgAAGGAACCGCACTTTGTTTCTTGGATCGGACTAACGTTCTGCGTTTGTGGAGAGATACTCAGGAAGCTTGCTATGTTCACGGCAAGAAAGAATTTTAATCATATCATACAAAGCACCAAAGCTGACGGTCACCAACTTGTCACGCACGGTGTCTACAGTTTCTCACGACATCCCAGTTATGTCGGATGGTTCTATTGGTCAATTGGAACACAG CTGATTCTTCAGAATCCTTTCTGTGCGGTGTGTTACACACTAATTTCATGGAGATTCTTCCAACAGCGGGTATTACTTGAAGAAATGACATTGATAAACTTTTTTGGACAAGACTATGTTGACTATCAAAAGCAAGTGGGTACCGGACTGCCTCTCATTTCGGGGTACAAATTTGACTTGTAG
- the LOC107223245 gene encoding protein-S-isoprenylcysteine O-methyltransferase isoform X1 produces the protein MLCYEGKISVFTFLTGVIFALLPKFLFRLQFETYSLYFQNVWLTYVVLYILLNFLIIIAFRGFIYQVAVRATSLGYAFGIGILIYLTAPSSWQMFGIYTSVMATFHYSEFLAITWTNPSALSLDSFMLNHSVEYGIAAFVCWMEFIIERYFFPEMKEPHFVSWIGLTFCVCGEILRKLAMFTARKNFNHIIQSTKADGHQLVTHGVYSFSRHPSYVGWFYWSIGTQLILQNPFCAVCYTLISWRFFQQRVLLEEMTLINFFGQDYVDYQKQVGTGLPLISGYKFDL, from the exons ATGTTgtgttacgaaggaaaaatcaGTGTCTTCACATTTTTGACTGGCGTGATATTTGCGCTATTGCCAAAGTTCCTGTTTAGGTTACAATTCGAGACTTATTCTCTCTATTTTCAGAATGTTTGGTTGACTTATGTCGTATTGTACATACTCCTGAATTTCTTAATCATTATTGCTTTTCGTGGTTTCATTTATCAA GTTGCGGTGCGAGCGACGTCGCTGGGTTATGCATTTGGGATTGGCATATTGATATATTTGACAGCGCCATCATCATGGCAAATGTTTGGCATTTATACATCAGTAATGGCGACATTTCACTATTCAGAATTCTTGGCTATTACTTGGACAAATCCAAGCGCCTTGTCCCTTGATTCCTTCATGCTAAATCACAGCGTCGAGTATGGAATAGCTGCCTTTGTGTGCTGGATGGAATTTATCattgaaagatatttttttcctgaaatgAAGGAACCGCACTTTGTTTCTTGGATCGGACTAACGTTCTGCGTTTGTGGAGAGATACTCAGGAAGCTTGCTATGTTCACGGCAAGAAAGAATTTTAATCATATCATACAAAGCACCAAAGCTGACGGTCACCAACTTGTCACGCACGGTGTCTACAGTTTCTCACGACATCCCAGTTATGTCGGATGGTTCTATTGGTCAATTGGAACACAG CTGATTCTTCAGAATCCTTTCTGTGCGGTGTGTTACACACTAATTTCATGGAGATTCTTCCAACAGCGGGTATTACTTGAAGAAATGACATTGATAAACTTTTTTGGACAAGACTATGTTGACTATCAAAAGCAAGTGGGTACCGGACTGCCTCTCATTTCGGGGTACAAATTTGACTTGTAG
- the LOC107227243 gene encoding muscle, skeletal receptor tyrosine-protein kinase-like, with protein sequence MFLFGSSTRQLAELLVLLVIISLGCTVNSKDEGSKPTIAIKPSYLTVGEGNPAEFHCDSSGVPQPEVSWIRVRGEMNPSATFENGIWRLPSARKSDEDEYKCIARNSAGTTEQRTILYITERREPPPDRPIIDPIE encoded by the exons ATGTTTCTTTTCGGGTCATCGACTCGACAGTTGGCAGAGTTACTCGTGTTACTGGTGATAATTAGCCTTGGATGTACGGTCAACTCCAAAGATGAAG GTTCGAAGCCAACAATAGCAATCAAGCCAAGTTACTTGACGGTCGGAGAAGGGAATCCCGCCGAATTCCATTGTGATTCATCGGGTGTTCCACAGCCCGAAGTATCGTGGATTCGTGTCCGAGGTGAAATGAATCCCAGCGCAACCTTTGAAAATGGTATTTGGAGACTACCCTCCGCCAGGAAAAGCGACGAAGATGAATACAAGTGTATCGCGCGAAATAGTGCCGGTACCACCGAACAACGAACGATTCTCTACATCACTG AACGCCGTGAGCCACCACCAGACAGACCAATTATTGACCCTATCGAATGA